One Ictidomys tridecemlineatus isolate mIctTri1 unplaced genomic scaffold, mIctTri1.hap1 Scaffold_93, whole genome shotgun sequence genomic window carries:
- the LOC144374899 gene encoding transport and Golgi organization protein 1 homolog isoform X2: MLFTTLPDDTQPGPDFYGLPWKPVVFTVFFGIVSFVIFFWRTVLVVKDRVYQVNEQQISKKVNNFIKENEELMQKLSNYEQKVKESKKQVQETMKQKMILSDETTNYKDKMKLLEKANELLDERAKSLHVMLESEKEQKAKNQDLIMENKKTIEKLKDVISVNTSELSELHIVLNEAKLREEKVKLECCQLQKENTMLKKKKEQLQQEVKDWSTSHAELSEQMKSFEKSQKDLQVTLSLKDDTINALTNYITQLNRLQCESESEDQSRDESDELTNGELAGDRNEKIKDQIKQMMDVSRTQTTISVVEEDLKLLQLKQSTLMSTICNLEDQIKKLESDCNSLRSSKAELEEECKTLRQKVEILNELYQQNEMALQKKLSHEEYERLEKEQRLSAADETVVSAVQEVKNYKRRIEELEEELQKTERSFKNQIAVQEKKAHDNWLKARSAERAIAEEKREAANLRQKLLEMTQKMAMQQDEPMIVKPMPGRPNLQNPPLRGPLNHNGSFGPSPVSGGECSPPLTAEPAGRPPSATLNRKDMPRNGFDPGCGPAHMNSSSRSSSPAKVTNEGKVHMAMKGPPPFSGVPFMGPPMGLPMGRPPPPPIRYGPPLQLGGPFGPRPIPPPFGPGIRSPIGFREYAPGVSPGKRDLPFDPRDFFPGPAPAPFRPLGSFGPREYFISGAPLPPPTHGPQDYGPPPAAKDLMPSGFKDEAPPTPDSQSSEGCSQALKQGL; encoded by the exons atg ctgtttactacattgcctgatgatactcaacctgggcctgatttttatggactaccatggaagcctgtagttttcactgttttctttgggattgtatcctttgtcattttcttttggagaactgttcttgtt gtaaaagatagagtatatcaag tcaatgaacagcaaatttccaaaaaggtgaacaatttcataaaagaaaatgaagaactaatgcagaaattgtcaaattatgaacagaag gtgaaggaatcaaagaaacaggttcaagaaaccatgaaacaaaaaatgattctttctgatgaaacAACTAATTACAAG gataaaatgaagcttcttgaaaaagctaatgaacttctggatgagagagctaaaagtcttcatgttatgttagaatctgagaaagaacagaaagctaagaatcaggacttg ataatggaaaataagaaaactatagagaagcttaaagatgtcatttcagtgaatacttctgaactttcagag CTTCACATTGTCCTTAATGAAGCTAAgcttcgtgaagagaaggtgaagttggaatgctgtcagcttcagaaagaaaataccatgcttaagaagaagaaagagcag ttgcagcaggaagtgaaagactggagtacatcacacgctgagctcagtgaacaaatgaaatcatttgagaagtcacagaaagatttacaagtaacGCTTAGTCTtaaagatgatactattaat gctctAACTAATTACATCACACAGTTGAATCGGTtacaatgtgaatctgaatctgaggatcaaagtcgagatgagtcagatgaattaaccaatggagagttagcag gtgatcggaacgagaagatcaaagatcaaattaagcagatgatggatgtctctcgg acacaaactacaatatcagtagttgaagaggatctaaaacttttacaacttaagcaaAGCACCTTGATGTCCACAAtatgtaatctagaag accaaataaagaaattagaaagtgactgcaattcactacggtcttctaaagctgaactggaagaggaatgcaaaactcttaggcagaaagtggagattttaaatgaactctaccagcaaaatgagatggcactccaaaa gaaactaagccacgaagaatatgagagactagaaaaagagcagcggctgtcagctgcagatgaaacggtggtttccgctgtacaggaagttaaaaattacaa gcggagaattgaagaactggaagaagaaCTACAGAAAACCGAGCGCTcatttaaaaaccag attgctgtgcaggagaagaaagctcatgataattgg ctcaaagctcgttctgcagaaagagctatagctgaagagaaaagggaagctgctaatttgagacagaa actattggaaatgacccaaaagatggCAATGCAGCAAGATGAACCCATGATTGTAAAACCTATGCCGGGAAGACCaaatttacaaaatcctcctctgagag gtccactgaaccataatggctcttttggtccatcccccgtgagtggtggagaatgttcccctccactgacagcagagccagctggaagacctccttctgctactcttaatcGAAAAGATATGCCCAGAaacggatttg acccaggatgtggtccagctcacatgaacagcagctccagaagttcttctccagctaaggtgacgaatgagggcaag gttcatatggctatgaaagggccccctcctttctcaggggtacccttcatgggCCCCCCCATGGGACTCCCAATGGgacggcctccaccacctcccattcggtatggaccgccacttcagctcggtgggccttttgggcctcggccaattcctccaccatttg gtcctggtattcgttcaccaataggcttcagagaatatgcaccaggtgtttCACCTGGAAAAcgggatttgccttttgaccctcgtgatttttttccaggacctgcaccagcaccatttagacctttaggctcatttggcccaagagagtacttcatttctggtgccccattaccacctccaactcatggtccccaagactatgggccaccacctgctgcaaaagacttaatgccttcaggctttaaagatgaagcTCCACCTACACCTGATTCTCAGAGTAGTGAGGGatgttcacaggccttaaaacAGGGCCTgtaa
- the LOC144374899 gene encoding transport and Golgi organization protein 1 homolog isoform X1 gives MEALLPLSCPYTMDSVPATVPSVTAFPGDPELLGPLSVLYAALIAKLLELFTTLPDDTQPGPDFYGLPWKPVVFTVFFGIVSFVIFFWRTVLVVKDRVYQVNEQQISKKVNNFIKENEELMQKLSNYEQKVKESKKQVQETMKQKMILSDETTNYKDKMKLLEKANELLDERAKSLHVMLESEKEQKAKNQDLIMENKKTIEKLKDVISVNTSELSELHIVLNEAKLREEKVKLECCQLQKENTMLKKKKEQLQQEVKDWSTSHAELSEQMKSFEKSQKDLQVTLSLKDDTINALTNYITQLNRLQCESESEDQSRDESDELTNGELAGDRNEKIKDQIKQMMDVSRTQTTISVVEEDLKLLQLKQSTLMSTICNLEDQIKKLESDCNSLRSSKAELEEECKTLRQKVEILNELYQQNEMALQKKLSHEEYERLEKEQRLSAADETVVSAVQEVKNYKRRIEELEEELQKTERSFKNQIAVQEKKAHDNWLKARSAERAIAEEKREAANLRQKLLEMTQKMAMQQDEPMIVKPMPGRPNLQNPPLRGPLNHNGSFGPSPVSGGECSPPLTAEPAGRPPSATLNRKDMPRNGFDPGCGPAHMNSSSRSSSPAKVTNEGKVHMAMKGPPPFSGVPFMGPPMGLPMGRPPPPPIRYGPPLQLGGPFGPRPIPPPFGPGIRSPIGFREYAPGVSPGKRDLPFDPRDFFPGPAPAPFRPLGSFGPREYFISGAPLPPPTHGPQDYGPPPAAKDLMPSGFKDEAPPTPDSQSSEGCSQALKQGL, from the exons atgGAAGCGTTGCTTCCGCTCAGctgtccctacaccatggactcagtacctgccactgtgccttctgtcactgctTTCCCGGGGGACCcggagctcctgggacccctgtcggtGCTCTACGCAGCCCTCATTGCCAAGCTACTGGAG ctgtttactacattgcctgatgatactcaacctgggcctgatttttatggactaccatggaagcctgtagttttcactgttttctttgggattgtatcctttgtcattttcttttggagaactgttcttgtt gtaaaagatagagtatatcaag tcaatgaacagcaaatttccaaaaaggtgaacaatttcataaaagaaaatgaagaactaatgcagaaattgtcaaattatgaacagaag gtgaaggaatcaaagaaacaggttcaagaaaccatgaaacaaaaaatgattctttctgatgaaacAACTAATTACAAG gataaaatgaagcttcttgaaaaagctaatgaacttctggatgagagagctaaaagtcttcatgttatgttagaatctgagaaagaacagaaagctaagaatcaggacttg ataatggaaaataagaaaactatagagaagcttaaagatgtcatttcagtgaatacttctgaactttcagag CTTCACATTGTCCTTAATGAAGCTAAgcttcgtgaagagaaggtgaagttggaatgctgtcagcttcagaaagaaaataccatgcttaagaagaagaaagagcag ttgcagcaggaagtgaaagactggagtacatcacacgctgagctcagtgaacaaatgaaatcatttgagaagtcacagaaagatttacaagtaacGCTTAGTCTtaaagatgatactattaat gctctAACTAATTACATCACACAGTTGAATCGGTtacaatgtgaatctgaatctgaggatcaaagtcgagatgagtcagatgaattaaccaatggagagttagcag gtgatcggaacgagaagatcaaagatcaaattaagcagatgatggatgtctctcgg acacaaactacaatatcagtagttgaagaggatctaaaacttttacaacttaagcaaAGCACCTTGATGTCCACAAtatgtaatctagaag accaaataaagaaattagaaagtgactgcaattcactacggtcttctaaagctgaactggaagaggaatgcaaaactcttaggcagaaagtggagattttaaatgaactctaccagcaaaatgagatggcactccaaaa gaaactaagccacgaagaatatgagagactagaaaaagagcagcggctgtcagctgcagatgaaacggtggtttccgctgtacaggaagttaaaaattacaa gcggagaattgaagaactggaagaagaaCTACAGAAAACCGAGCGCTcatttaaaaaccag attgctgtgcaggagaagaaagctcatgataattgg ctcaaagctcgttctgcagaaagagctatagctgaagagaaaagggaagctgctaatttgagacagaa actattggaaatgacccaaaagatggCAATGCAGCAAGATGAACCCATGATTGTAAAACCTATGCCGGGAAGACCaaatttacaaaatcctcctctgagag gtccactgaaccataatggctcttttggtccatcccccgtgagtggtggagaatgttcccctccactgacagcagagccagctggaagacctccttctgctactcttaatcGAAAAGATATGCCCAGAaacggatttg acccaggatgtggtccagctcacatgaacagcagctccagaagttcttctccagctaaggtgacgaatgagggcaag gttcatatggctatgaaagggccccctcctttctcaggggtacccttcatgggCCCCCCCATGGGACTCCCAATGGgacggcctccaccacctcccattcggtatggaccgccacttcagctcggtgggccttttgggcctcggccaattcctccaccatttg gtcctggtattcgttcaccaataggcttcagagaatatgcaccaggtgtttCACCTGGAAAAcgggatttgccttttgaccctcgtgatttttttccaggacctgcaccagcaccatttagacctttaggctcatttggcccaagagagtacttcatttctggtgccccattaccacctccaactcatggtccccaagactatgggccaccacctgctgcaaaagacttaatgccttcaggctttaaagatgaagcTCCACCTACACCTGATTCTCAGAGTAGTGAGGGatgttcacaggccttaaaacAGGGCCTgtaa
- the LOC144374899 gene encoding transport and Golgi organization protein 1 homolog isoform X4: MEALLPLSCPYTMDSVPATVPSVTAFPGDPELLGPLSVLYAALIAKLLELFTTLPDDTQPGPDFYGLPWKPVVFTVFFGIVSFVIFFWRTVLVVKDRVYQVNEQQISKKVNNFIKENEELMQKLSNYEQKVKESKKQVQETMKQKMILSDETTNYKDKMKLLEKANELLDERAKSLHVMLESEKEQKAKNQDLIMENKKTIEKLKDVISVNTSELSELHIVLNEAKLREEKVKLECCQLQKENTMLKKKKEQLQQEVKDWSTSHAELSEQMKSFEKSQKDLQVTLSLKDDTINALTNYITQLNRLQCESESEDQSRDESDELTNGELAGDRNEKIKDQIKQMMDVSRTQTTISVVEEDLKLLQLKQSTLMSTICNLEDQIKKLESDCNSLRSSKAELEEECKTLRQKVEILNELYQQNEMALQKKLSHEEYERLEKEQRLSAADETVVSAVQEVKNYKRRIEELEEELQKTERSFKNQIAVQEKKAHDNWLKARSAERAIAEEKREAANLRQKLLEMTQKMAMQQDEPMIVKPMPGRPNLQNPPLRGPLNHNGSFGPSPVSGGECSPPLTAEPAGRPPSATLNRKDMPRNGFDPGCGPAHMNSSSRSSSPAKVTNEGKQTVPQEPETPSVSTITSLTEHPVGVST; this comes from the exons atgGAAGCGTTGCTTCCGCTCAGctgtccctacaccatggactcagtacctgccactgtgccttctgtcactgctTTCCCGGGGGACCcggagctcctgggacccctgtcggtGCTCTACGCAGCCCTCATTGCCAAGCTACTGGAG ctgtttactacattgcctgatgatactcaacctgggcctgatttttatggactaccatggaagcctgtagttttcactgttttctttgggattgtatcctttgtcattttcttttggagaactgttcttgtt gtaaaagatagagtatatcaag tcaatgaacagcaaatttccaaaaaggtgaacaatttcataaaagaaaatgaagaactaatgcagaaattgtcaaattatgaacagaag gtgaaggaatcaaagaaacaggttcaagaaaccatgaaacaaaaaatgattctttctgatgaaacAACTAATTACAAG gataaaatgaagcttcttgaaaaagctaatgaacttctggatgagagagctaaaagtcttcatgttatgttagaatctgagaaagaacagaaagctaagaatcaggacttg ataatggaaaataagaaaactatagagaagcttaaagatgtcatttcagtgaatacttctgaactttcagag CTTCACATTGTCCTTAATGAAGCTAAgcttcgtgaagagaaggtgaagttggaatgctgtcagcttcagaaagaaaataccatgcttaagaagaagaaagagcag ttgcagcaggaagtgaaagactggagtacatcacacgctgagctcagtgaacaaatgaaatcatttgagaagtcacagaaagatttacaagtaacGCTTAGTCTtaaagatgatactattaat gctctAACTAATTACATCACACAGTTGAATCGGTtacaatgtgaatctgaatctgaggatcaaagtcgagatgagtcagatgaattaaccaatggagagttagcag gtgatcggaacgagaagatcaaagatcaaattaagcagatgatggatgtctctcgg acacaaactacaatatcagtagttgaagaggatctaaaacttttacaacttaagcaaAGCACCTTGATGTCCACAAtatgtaatctagaag accaaataaagaaattagaaagtgactgcaattcactacggtcttctaaagctgaactggaagaggaatgcaaaactcttaggcagaaagtggagattttaaatgaactctaccagcaaaatgagatggcactccaaaa gaaactaagccacgaagaatatgagagactagaaaaagagcagcggctgtcagctgcagatgaaacggtggtttccgctgtacaggaagttaaaaattacaa gcggagaattgaagaactggaagaagaaCTACAGAAAACCGAGCGCTcatttaaaaaccag attgctgtgcaggagaagaaagctcatgataattgg ctcaaagctcgttctgcagaaagagctatagctgaagagaaaagggaagctgctaatttgagacagaa actattggaaatgacccaaaagatggCAATGCAGCAAGATGAACCCATGATTGTAAAACCTATGCCGGGAAGACCaaatttacaaaatcctcctctgagag gtccactgaaccataatggctcttttggtccatcccccgtgagtggtggagaatgttcccctccactgacagcagagccagctggaagacctccttctgctactcttaatcGAAAAGATATGCCCAGAaacggatttg acccaggatgtggtccagctcacatgaacagcagctccagaagttcttctccagctaaggtgacgaatgagggcaag caaactgttccccaagaacctgagaccccctcagtctccaccattacttctttgactgagcatccagttggagtaagtacttag
- the LOC144374899 gene encoding transport and Golgi organization protein 1 homolog isoform X3, translated as MQKLSNYEQKVKESKKQVQETMKQKMILSDETTNYKDKMKLLEKANELLDERAKSLHVMLESEKEQKAKNQDLIMENKKTIEKLKDVISVNTSELSELHIVLNEAKLREEKVKLECCQLQKENTMLKKKKEQLQQEVKDWSTSHAELSEQMKSFEKSQKDLQVTLSLKDDTINALTNYITQLNRLQCESESEDQSRDESDELTNGELAGDRNEKIKDQIKQMMDVSRTQTTISVVEEDLKLLQLKQSTLMSTICNLEDQIKKLESDCNSLRSSKAELEEECKTLRQKVEILNELYQQNEMALQKKLSHEEYERLEKEQRLSAADETVVSAVQEVKNYKRRIEELEEELQKTERSFKNQIAVQEKKAHDNWLKARSAERAIAEEKREAANLRQKLLEMTQKMAMQQDEPMIVKPMPGRPNLQNPPLRGPLNHNGSFGPSPVSGGECSPPLTAEPAGRPPSATLNRKDMPRNGFDPGCGPAHMNSSSRSSSPAKVTNEGKVHMAMKGPPPFSGVPFMGPPMGLPMGRPPPPPIRYGPPLQLGGPFGPRPIPPPFGPGIRSPIGFREYAPGVSPGKRDLPFDPRDFFPGPAPAPFRPLGSFGPREYFISGAPLPPPTHGPQDYGPPPAAKDLMPSGFKDEAPPTPDSQSSEGCSQALKQGL; from the exons atgcagaaattgtcaaattatgaacagaag gtgaaggaatcaaagaaacaggttcaagaaaccatgaaacaaaaaatgattctttctgatgaaacAACTAATTACAAG gataaaatgaagcttcttgaaaaagctaatgaacttctggatgagagagctaaaagtcttcatgttatgttagaatctgagaaagaacagaaagctaagaatcaggacttg ataatggaaaataagaaaactatagagaagcttaaagatgtcatttcagtgaatacttctgaactttcagag CTTCACATTGTCCTTAATGAAGCTAAgcttcgtgaagagaaggtgaagttggaatgctgtcagcttcagaaagaaaataccatgcttaagaagaagaaagagcag ttgcagcaggaagtgaaagactggagtacatcacacgctgagctcagtgaacaaatgaaatcatttgagaagtcacagaaagatttacaagtaacGCTTAGTCTtaaagatgatactattaat gctctAACTAATTACATCACACAGTTGAATCGGTtacaatgtgaatctgaatctgaggatcaaagtcgagatgagtcagatgaattaaccaatggagagttagcag gtgatcggaacgagaagatcaaagatcaaattaagcagatgatggatgtctctcgg acacaaactacaatatcagtagttgaagaggatctaaaacttttacaacttaagcaaAGCACCTTGATGTCCACAAtatgtaatctagaag accaaataaagaaattagaaagtgactgcaattcactacggtcttctaaagctgaactggaagaggaatgcaaaactcttaggcagaaagtggagattttaaatgaactctaccagcaaaatgagatggcactccaaaa gaaactaagccacgaagaatatgagagactagaaaaagagcagcggctgtcagctgcagatgaaacggtggtttccgctgtacaggaagttaaaaattacaa gcggagaattgaagaactggaagaagaaCTACAGAAAACCGAGCGCTcatttaaaaaccag attgctgtgcaggagaagaaagctcatgataattgg ctcaaagctcgttctgcagaaagagctatagctgaagagaaaagggaagctgctaatttgagacagaa actattggaaatgacccaaaagatggCAATGCAGCAAGATGAACCCATGATTGTAAAACCTATGCCGGGAAGACCaaatttacaaaatcctcctctgagag gtccactgaaccataatggctcttttggtccatcccccgtgagtggtggagaatgttcccctccactgacagcagagccagctggaagacctccttctgctactcttaatcGAAAAGATATGCCCAGAaacggatttg acccaggatgtggtccagctcacatgaacagcagctccagaagttcttctccagctaaggtgacgaatgagggcaag gttcatatggctatgaaagggccccctcctttctcaggggtacccttcatgggCCCCCCCATGGGACTCCCAATGGgacggcctccaccacctcccattcggtatggaccgccacttcagctcggtgggccttttgggcctcggccaattcctccaccatttg gtcctggtattcgttcaccaataggcttcagagaatatgcaccaggtgtttCACCTGGAAAAcgggatttgccttttgaccctcgtgatttttttccaggacctgcaccagcaccatttagacctttaggctcatttggcccaagagagtacttcatttctggtgccccattaccacctccaactcatggtccccaagactatgggccaccacctgctgcaaaagacttaatgccttcaggctttaaagatgaagcTCCACCTACACCTGATTCTCAGAGTAGTGAGGGatgttcacaggccttaaaacAGGGCCTgtaa